The following proteins are encoded in a genomic region of Micromonospora olivasterospora:
- a CDS encoding DUF6284 family protein has protein sequence MRKRLALVTAEPTAADLAAIEAEWPLIAAELDLLDAEIRLIYAEDHGGPTVLDWRRLRRAEAGVTRAAAELADRTADPRRVA, from the coding sequence GTGAGGAAGCGTCTCGCCCTCGTCACCGCCGAGCCGACCGCTGCCGACCTGGCCGCGATCGAGGCGGAGTGGCCGCTGATCGCGGCCGAACTCGACCTGTTGGACGCCGAAATCAGGCTCATCTACGCCGAGGACCACGGCGGCCCGACCGTGCTGGACTGGCGGCGGCTGCGCCGGGCCGAGGCCGGTGTTACCCGCGCCGCCGCCGAGCTGGCCGACCGCACCGCCGACCCGCGCCGCGTCGCCTGA
- a CDS encoding RRQRL motif-containing zinc-binding protein, whose amino-acid sequence MSRIRAAYWDPDGARYGIPTYWWRGAPPGYATRRQLRAAGLRPGGQPIAAQVLWRGVGGTRAAYLYRVDLARPKRTATPAQRAAIGKALAARRKCPTCGTVRPYYIPRSLGECLACAYPLEDAA is encoded by the coding sequence ATGTCGCGCATCCGCGCCGCCTACTGGGATCCGGACGGGGCGCGGTACGGCATCCCCACCTACTGGTGGCGAGGTGCCCCGCCCGGCTACGCCACCCGCCGGCAACTGCGCGCCGCTGGCCTACGGCCCGGTGGTCAGCCGATCGCCGCCCAAGTGCTGTGGCGCGGTGTCGGCGGTACCCGCGCCGCTTACCTGTACCGGGTCGACCTGGCCCGGCCGAAGCGCACCGCCACCCCCGCCCAACGCGCCGCCATCGGCAAGGCGTTGGCCGCCCGCCGGAAGTGCCCGACCTGCGGCACGGTCCGGCCCTACTACATCCCGCGCTCGCTGGGCGAATGCCTCGCGTGCGCCTACCCGCTGGAGGACGCAGCATGA